Proteins co-encoded in one Arachis hypogaea cultivar Tifrunner chromosome 13, arahy.Tifrunner.gnm2.J5K5, whole genome shotgun sequence genomic window:
- the LOC140177680 gene encoding uncharacterized protein: MTAVAPMEIRVFSDLVNKARVVEEYAKTVAASKDTHGGSSSQGRGKYFHPRGQSFKRGGYAPQGQGGFRKNTHNQIQRGKGRENQSKSSSDLACDRCGWFHPYDSYKIGIGGCFNCGLSGHFVRDYTRGKNPSAGQGQHQGRVFAVNPKDASKADPLIRGFKVLELAFDLHVHTLHQTVMTRSGCRQVGFKLEGKDFVHDLICLPMVGLKMILGFDWLSKNRVLLDCFERTIRFMPEGENGAVVAMGYYLNFVMVHCSGEECQGYILLAANALGDAQNLDQIPVVRDFPEVFPDDIPEFSPQRKIEFAIELVPGAGPVSIAPYRMAPIELLNKVTVKNKYPLPRIDDLMDQFQGAGVFSKIDLRSGYHQIRVKEDDIPKTAFRTRYGHYKFVANVVADALSRKSLTIAWMRIKEEELVNKFVDLKLGIGEVTGRACLNQLEISSMFKSDIQRAQQDEQKLLQLLQPVSDKRCEEFTKDDEGLWRYKGRISIQDLGSLRQDLLSEAHNSGFSIHSGSTKMYYDLKKMFWWLRMKGDVATVVSKCLTCQKVKIEHQKPSGMLQPLEISHWKWEGIAMDFVTESTEVGEQRRKSLEFEVGEHVFLRVTPTTGIGRAIKTKKLNPRYIGPFEIVKRYGPVAYQVSLPPHLSNLHDVFHVSQLCKYTWDAAHVLEHESVELKENLTFQVTPPRIDDTSVMKLRGKDVP; encoded by the exons ATGACTGCTGTGGCTCCTATGGAAATCCGTGTCTTCTCTGACTTAGTGAACAAGGCTAGAGTAGTGGAAGAGTATGCCAAAACTGTGGCAGCATCCAAGGACACTCATGGAGGGAGCTCTAGTCAGGGGCGTGGCAAgtattttcatccgagaggacaaAGCTTCAAGAGAGGAGGATATGCGCCTCAAGGGCAAGGAGGCTTTAGAAAGAACACCCATAATCAGATTCAGCGTGGCAAAGGGAGAGAAAATCAGAGTAAGAGTTCTTCGGATTTAGCTTGTGATCGTTGTGGATGGTTTCATCCATATGACTCTTACAAGATTGGTATAGGTGGGTGCTTCAACTGTGGCTTATCTGGTCATTTTGTGAGGGATTACACACGTGGGAAAAACCCAAGTGCGGGTCAAGGACAGCACCAGGGGCGAGTTTTTGCTGTGAATCCCAAGGATGCTTCCAAGGCGGATCCGTTAATAAGAG GCTTTAAAGTGTTAGAGTTAGCATTTGATCTGCATGTACATACTCTGCATCAGACAGTTATGACTAGGTCAGGGTGTAGGCAAGTAGGTTTTAAGCTTGAGGGTAAAGATTTTGTGCATGACTTAATCTGTTTGCCAATGGTTGGATTGAagatgattttggggtttgattggttgtcgaaGAATCGAGTTTTGTTAGATTGCTTTGAACGGACAATTCGGTTTATGCCGGAAGGAGAAAATGGAGCAGTGGTAGCTATGGGGTATTACCTGAACTTTGTAATGGTGCATTGTAGTGGGGAGGAGTGTCAGGGCTATATTCTGTTGGCTGCTAATGCGTTGGGTGATGCCCAGAACTTGGATCAGATACCGGTGGTTAGAGATTTTCCTGAGGTATTCCCGGATGATATCCCTGAGTTCTCACCTCAAAGGAAAATTGAATTTGCGATTGAATTGGTGCCGGGAGCCGGACCAGTGTCGATTGCGCCGTATAGAATGGCTCCGATAGAGCTG TTGAATAAAGTGACTGTGAAGAACAAGTACCCGctgccaaggatagatgacttgatggatcaatttCAAGGAGCTGGAGTGTTTTCCAAGATAGATTTGAGATCTGGTTACCATCAAATAAGGGTGAAAGAGgatgatatccctaagactgcCTTCAGAACGCGCTATGGACACTACAAGTTTgtg gcgaatgtagtagCAGACGCATTGAGTCGGAAATCTCTAACAATTGCTTGGATGAGAATTAAAGAAGAGGAGCTAGTAAataagtttgtggatcttaagcTGGGTATTGGTGAAGTTACCGGAAGAGCTTGTTTAAACCAGCTAGAAATCTCAAGCATGTTTAAATCAGATATACAaagggctcagcaagatgagcagaagcttctgCAATTGCTTCAACCAGTTAGTGATAAGAGGTGCGAAGAATTCACTAAGGATGATGAAGGGTTATGGAGATACAAGGGAAGGATTAGCATACAGGATTTAGGAAGTTTGAGACAAGATTTATTGTCGGAAGCTCACAATAGTGGGTTTTCTATTCATTCCGGAAGCACGAAGATGTATTatgacttaaagaagatgttctggtggcttaggatgaaaggtgatgtagcTACAGTAGTATCCAAGTGTCTAACTTGCCAGAaggtgaagatagagcatcagaaaCCGTCAGGGATGCTACAACCACTTGAGATTTCTCATTGGAAATGGGAAGGAATTGCGATGGATTTTGTGACCG AGTCGACAGAAGTGGGAGAGCAGAGAAGGAAATCGTTAGAGTTCGAAGTGGGAGAGCACGTATTCCTTAGGGTTACACCGACAACTGGGATTGGAAGAGCAATCAAGACCAAGAAGTTGAATCCAAGGTATATAGGACCGTTTGAGATTGTGAAGAGATacgggccggtggcgtatcaagtATCTTTACCACCTCAtctgtctaacttgcatgacgtattccacgtgtcacaactcTGTAAGTACACATGGGATGCAGCTCATGTGTTGGAGCATGAGTCGGTGGAGTTGAAGGAGAACTTAACTTTCCAAGTAACGCCACCGAGGATCGACGACACTAGTGTGATGAAGCTGCGAGGAAAGGATGTTCCATAG